CCGGGAATGATGTCCGAGGCGTGGCACCACTGGGAAAACGAGATGACGTCATCGAAGGACTGGGTGAGGACGTTGTCGAGAACGACCGTCCGCCTCCCCGCCCCGAGGAGATCAGCCCCTCCCCACGCAGGGCGGACATCGCCTGCCGCACCGGTCCGCGCGAGCTCTCGAACTTCCTCGTCAGCTCCGCCTCGGAGGGCAGCTCATCGCCGGGCTGGAACGAGCCTTCACGGATCGCGGTGCGCAGGTAGTGCGCGATCTCGTCATGCTGCTGACGGGTGCGGTGCCTCGGCCCGGTAGTCATGGCTTCACTTCTCCTTCTGCGGTGCTCATTCGGTGACTCAGAGGACCGCGACCCGTGGTCGCGGAGTGCTGCCTCGGTGAACTCGGCATGACTTCGCGGGGCCGCAATGTCACGTTCAGGTGAACAGACATCAAACTTGTACATACATATCTTCATAGTACGGCATATCCCCACGAATATGAGGGAATGCCGACAACAGATCTCATCATCACCGGCTCGGGCATCCTCGGCCTGGCCACCGCATTCCTCGCCCACCGACAGGGCCGCAGCGTCCATGTCATCGATCGCTCCGACCGCCCCGTGGGCTCGTCCATCCAGAACTTCGGCCACGCCTGCTTCACCGGACAATCGGATGCCGCGCAGCCGATCACAGCGATTGCTCGCGAAGGCTGGTGCGACGCCGCAACCGCCACTGGGCTCTGGGCCGCCGAGACCGGAACGTTCATCCCCGCGATGACCGAAGCCGAGCTCGCCGTCCTCGAACAGTTCGCCGCCCATCGCGGCCCCGATCAAGCACGACTGCTCGACTCATCGCAGATCGCCGAGGCGGTCGGGAACCCCGACCTCGCCGCAATCGGCGGCGCCCATCTGCCGCTGGATATGCGCGTCGATCCCCGCCAGGCAGCCCCGCGAATCGCCGCATGGCTGGCCGAGCAGGGCGTCGAGTTCACCTGGAACACGCAGGTCACCGCAGTGGCAGACGGCACCGTGTCGACGACACGCGGGGACTTTCAGGCCGAACAGGTCGTCGTCTGCCCTGGATATCAGCTCACCAGCCTCTTTCCCGAAATCGCCGAAACCCACGAGGTCCGCGTCTGCTCGCTCGTAATGTCGCTCATCGAGGCCCCGCGATCTTTCCCGACCGGCTTCGCGATGCTCACCGGCACCTCCCTGGCCCGCTACGACGGATTCGCAGCGATGCCCGGCGCCGAGGCGCTGCGCCACGACCTCGACGAACGGGAACCGGAGTTGCGCGACTGCATTGCGAACCTCATGGTCACCGACATTCCGCAGGGCCTGCTCATCGGCGATTCACACGCCTACGACCTCAGCCCCGAACCGTTCATCGACGAGAGGATCGGCGACCTTCTGCTCGATCGGGCCACTTCGGTGCTCGGAATCGAGAGCCCGCGCGTGCGGCAGCGATGGCTGGGCATGTACGCCGACAGCCCGACGACGAACCTCGTCCTCGAGCGCCCGGATGAGCGCACGAGCGTCGCCGTCGTCGCCTCGGGGATCGGCATGACGCTGTCCTTCGGCATCGCCGACCTCATCCTCTCCGGCGGCACCGCCGACATCTGAGGCGACTTCCCCTCCGACGGATTCGGTGACCGCCGCCACGATACGTCGGGGTAACTCCGAACCGACCGTGAAGTTGTCATGTCCAGTCGGTGAACTACCCCAAGTTGTATAGACATTAGACGATGGCCTCGGCACGATGGACGAGAACGAACATCACTGCGCTTCCGTCGCACCGCTCTTCGAAAGGCAACCCTGCCATGACCTCCCTCTCCCGCTCCACAGCGGTCCGCACCTTCACCGCCGGCCTCCTCGCCCTTCCTCTGCTCGCCGCCTGCGGCAGCTCCGGAGGAAACGGTGACGACACGATCACCTTCGCCGCCGTCCCCGCCGAGTCCTCCTCGACGCTCGAGTCCTCCTTCGAGAACGTCACGAAGCTGCTCGAGGAGGAGACCGGGAAGAAGGTCGAATTCCAGAACGCCTCGGACTATGCCGCCGTCGTCGAGGGCATGCGCGCCGGCCAGATCGACGCCGCCTCGTTCGGCCCCTTCGCCTATGTCATCGCCAAGGACTCCGGCATCAACATCGAACCGGCCGCGGCACCGACGAACGACAAGTCCAAGGATCCCGCCTACACCTCGCTGGC
Above is a window of Brevibacterium siliguriense DNA encoding:
- a CDS encoding TIGR03364 family FAD-dependent oxidoreductase, with product MPTTDLIITGSGILGLATAFLAHRQGRSVHVIDRSDRPVGSSIQNFGHACFTGQSDAAQPITAIAREGWCDAATATGLWAAETGTFIPAMTEAELAVLEQFAAHRGPDQARLLDSSQIAEAVGNPDLAAIGGAHLPLDMRVDPRQAAPRIAAWLAEQGVEFTWNTQVTAVADGTVSTTRGDFQAEQVVVCPGYQLTSLFPEIAETHEVRVCSLVMSLIEAPRSFPTGFAMLTGTSLARYDGFAAMPGAEALRHDLDEREPELRDCIANLMVTDIPQGLLIGDSHAYDLSPEPFIDERIGDLLLDRATSVLGIESPRVRQRWLGMYADSPTTNLVLERPDERTSVAVVASGIGMTLSFGIADLILSGGTADI